From the Leptolyngbya sp. O-77 genome, one window contains:
- the sbcD gene encoding exonuclease subunit SbcD, which produces MIRLLHLSDIHLGSGLLHGRVNPETGANTRLEDFGRSLERCIDRAIAESVDLVLFGGDAFPDATPPPKVQEVFAQQFRRLVDAQIPTVLLVGNHDQHTQGQGGASLCIYRTLGVPGFVVGDRLETHRIATRSGEVQVITLPWLTRSTLLSRPDTEGRSLADVDHLLLERLRVALEGEIRRLDPDLPTILLAHLMTDTARFGAERFLAASKGFTVPMALLARPCFDYVALGHVHRHQILCDQPPVVYPGSIERVDFSEEAEDKGYVLVSLERGKAVVEFCPLPVRPFQTLSVDLTDAADPQATLLSHLQQTLMADAVVRLVYKILPEQSEEIDQAALHEVLKSAHTYSIYPEVQSQLARPRLPELGAGNELDPIEALKTYLEHHPHLSVGLIL; this is translated from the coding sequence ATGATTCGACTGCTGCACCTGTCGGATATTCATCTCGGCAGTGGACTGTTGCACGGGCGCGTGAACCCAGAGACGGGCGCAAATACGCGGCTGGAGGACTTTGGGCGATCGCTGGAGCGGTGTATCGATCGGGCGATCGCCGAATCCGTTGACCTGGTGCTGTTTGGGGGCGATGCCTTTCCCGATGCCACGCCGCCGCCCAAGGTGCAGGAAGTCTTTGCCCAGCAGTTTCGCCGTTTGGTAGACGCGCAGATTCCCACCGTCCTGCTGGTGGGCAACCACGACCAGCACACGCAGGGACAGGGCGGCGCGAGTTTGTGCATTTATCGGACGCTGGGCGTACCAGGGTTTGTCGTGGGCGATCGCCTGGAAACGCACCGCATTGCCACCCGCAGCGGAGAGGTTCAGGTCATCACGCTGCCCTGGCTAACCCGCTCTACCCTGCTTAGCCGCCCCGACACCGAAGGGCGATCGCTGGCAGATGTAGATCACTTGCTCCTGGAACGGCTGCGAGTGGCGCTGGAGGGCGAGATTCGGCGGCTCGACCCAGATTTGCCCACCATCCTGCTGGCGCACCTGATGACCGACACCGCCCGCTTTGGCGCAGAGCGCTTTCTCGCCGCCAGCAAGGGGTTCACCGTGCCGATGGCGCTGCTGGCGCGTCCCTGCTTTGACTACGTGGCGCTGGGTCACGTTCATCGCCACCAGATTCTCTGCGACCAGCCGCCCGTGGTCTATCCAGGCAGCATCGAGCGGGTAGACTTTAGCGAAGAAGCCGAAGACAAGGGCTATGTGCTGGTGTCCCTAGAGCGCGGCAAAGCAGTGGTGGAATTTTGCCCGCTGCCCGTGCGCCCCTTTCAGACCCTCAGCGTGGATCTGACGGATGCAGCAGACCCACAAGCAACGCTCCTAAGCCATCTCCAGCAAACCCTGATGGCCGACGCGGTGGTGCGCCTAGTCTATAAAATCCTGCCAGAGCAATCTGAGGAAATCGATCAGGCCGCTCTGCACGAAGTTCTGAAATCCGCCCATACCTACAGCATCTATCCCGAAGTGCAGAGCCAGCTTGCCCGACCACGCCTGCCAGAGTTAGGTGCAGGCAACGAGCTAGACCCGATTGAAGCCCTGAAAACCTACCTGGAGCATCACCCCCACCTGAGCGTAGGGCTGATTCTCTAG
- a CDS encoding DUF3318 domain-containing protein, with protein MNPDDEISRLVEIMPASGRMYVKLIDRPAQAEVITANLPLPWQQSRPIYLNFDLWEELSRSQRDLLLLRTVAWVNATRWFQPGWPQLLLAAGTLGTVVELAQGDAMGTVAAAGLTAFSGYRIWKNSRSSQIELEADERAINFARQRGYTEQEAARSLLSAIEAVAQIESRFSLDFTELLRCQNLRAIAGLSNTPVPERLREK; from the coding sequence ATGAACCCCGATGACGAAATTAGCCGCCTGGTTGAAATCATGCCTGCCTCTGGGCGGATGTATGTAAAGCTAATCGACCGCCCAGCACAGGCGGAGGTAATTACAGCAAACCTGCCCCTGCCCTGGCAGCAAAGCCGCCCAATTTACCTGAACTTTGACCTGTGGGAAGAATTGAGTCGTTCTCAGCGCGATTTGCTGCTGCTGCGAACCGTGGCATGGGTGAACGCGACGCGGTGGTTTCAGCCCGGTTGGCCGCAGTTGCTCCTGGCTGCGGGCACGCTGGGAACGGTCGTGGAACTGGCACAGGGCGATGCAATGGGAACCGTGGCCGCGGCGGGGCTGACGGCCTTTTCGGGCTATCGCATCTGGAAAAATAGCCGCAGCTCACAAATCGAGCTAGAAGCAGACGAGCGAGCCATTAATTTTGCCCGACAGCGGGGCTATACCGAACAAGAGGCTGCCCGCAGTCTGCTGAGCGCGATCGAGGCGGTGGCGCAGATCGAAAGTCGCTTTTCGCTGGATTTTACCGAACTGCTACGTTGCCAAAACCTGCGGGCGATCGCCGGACTCTCCAACACGCCCGTCCCCGAACGCCTGCGCGAAAAGTAA
- a CDS encoding IS5 family transposase (programmed frameshift), whose amino-acid sequence MTTRRYALRDDQWERLQDLLLDERGAVGVTAKDNRLFVEAVLYRYRAGIPWRDLPERFGHFRKVHTRFRRWAKTGVWQRVFQVLSEDADNEYAMIDTTIVRAHQHSAGQRGDANAQAIGRSKGGLSTKIHATVDALGNPTGFHLTPGQTCDLDGADVLLENIQADTVLADKGYDADQRVIERLQQQGKTAVIPPKRNRKTPRDYDKELYKARHLIENFFAKLKQYRAIATRYDKLAETFLSAIYMAAALIWLN is encoded by the exons ATGACAACCCGACGCTACGCCCTGCGCGATGACCAATGGGAACGGCTCCAAGATTTGCTCCTGGACGAGCG CGGGGCGGTAGGAGTCACAGCAAAGGATAATCGTCTGTTTGTCGAGGCAGTGCTATATCGATATCGAGCCGGCATTCCCTGGCGAGACTTGCCAGAGCGGTTTGGTCATTTTCGCAAGGTTCACACCCGCTTTCGGCGCTGGGCAAAGACGGGCGTATGGCAACGGGTGTTTCAGGTGCTGTCTGAAGATGCAGACAACGAATACGCCATGATCGACACCACGATTGTGCGTGCTCATCAGCATAGTGCGGGGCAAAGGGGGGATGCCAATGCCCAAGCCATTGGTCGTAGTAAAGGGGGATTGAGCACCAAGATTCATGCGACTGTCGATGCACTGGGCAATCCGACAGGCTTTCACCTCACACCCGGGCAGACCTGTGACCTTGATGGGGCTGATGTGCTGCTAGAGAATATTCAAGCTGATACAGTCCTGGCTGACAAAGGATATGACGCAGACCAACGGGTGATTGAGCGACTCCAACAACAGGGCAAGACGGCTGTGATTCCGCCCAAGCGAAACCGCAAGACACCGCGTGATTACGACAAGGAGCTATACAAAGCGCGGCATCTGATTGAGAACTTCTTTGCCAAACTCAAGCAGTATCGAGCGATTGCGACACGCTATGACAAGTTAGCCGAGACGTTTCTGAGTGCAATTTACATGGCGGCTGCCCTTATTTGGCTTAATTGA
- a CDS encoding trypsin-like peptidase domain-containing protein has translation MRLAPIAFSALAMLGFLDANRQANASPLSEGDFVEPIAPVETAAPAVPQPKAAIAPPEPIQTAPQARSTAPRPIEKAAQKAEKVAASAPSSQVTPPPAPAPERIAASPVNRSATPQPVGSAEETPAAVLEPAARPVAQRVEREAPVVAVAAVSESDSPIAASAEAAPPVRAIAPRIAEKQTAQSATIPASAATPTPAVTGSSAPSYVADATVERVSPAPVSPVEVSAPAEVTEVIVPPAVPVTFVEPTTPRISYSEPIPLLKDDPLNDPREFRAGSMHLETLPVVVSPATDPSLRAGATLTADASTLRVPDATSAVAESRSDRHEAAVRSCLGENPNLFRLVEREEGRYLSQVLYNGQPGRIARGSDGRLVCPDAVPVARTIETTPGVQVAAAPAQAPVAIAPVEAEVVTEGTSHRRHRYYYGYRPYYPPVVVSYPRPVVVERAVPVVVERPVPVVVERPVPVVVERPVPVVVERPVPVLLRQLPVLEIRYDRRTRRALRHHPYRLVHYHYPYYYPELAYGGWPYAFGLREENADSQLTQPQREAETLNPTHRFEGTLEAAAPAEITTLSVSTDAASVAIAPSGSRTAAPVYARANESVVAIRDRFSGSGFFVEPASGPGGNPNTLIVTNAHVVENLQQGQVSRVTLADNSDRRARLVGFDPSGTDLALLTLEPSRYPNLDRLNGRESTFTGQPLRLADTRSVQPGDPAYVIGTPFGQERFRNALTSGVVSKINPDEVLTDAQINPGNSGGPLLDQDGNVMGVVALSFARGGNRGLSSAISSDRVRHLLASAHTGHLATTAPLSRVTNATPLSFGQDSHGIVARAEGIIDGGDRLSDNGRRFETFSFQLPAPAQVSIQIRSAFDSFLALRRDVSRFNDQTALEPVAENDDANINPNARDAAIRANLPAGTYVVFAGSYGAGDAGRYDLSVRVSPQGTRVATPARGLAEGNAVMV, from the coding sequence ATGCGTTTAGCTCCCATCGCGTTTTCTGCGCTGGCGATGCTTGGCTTTTTGGACGCAAATCGCCAGGCCAACGCCAGCCCCCTCTCGGAAGGGGACTTTGTAGAACCGATTGCGCCCGTGGAAACCGCTGCTCCGGCTGTGCCCCAGCCAAAAGCAGCGATCGCTCCACCAGAACCAATCCAGACCGCTCCTCAAGCCCGTTCCACTGCCCCTCGTCCAATCGAAAAGGCCGCGCAAAAGGCTGAAAAAGTTGCTGCATCGGCTCCTAGTTCACAGGTTACGCCGCCGCCTGCGCCCGCTCCGGAGAGAATTGCCGCCAGCCCCGTGAATCGATCTGCGACTCCTCAGCCCGTTGGGTCGGCTGAAGAAACTCCAGCAGCAGTCTTAGAACCGGCGGCGCGTCCCGTGGCGCAGCGGGTTGAGCGTGAGGCTCCGGTGGTCGCAGTGGCAGCGGTGTCTGAGTCGGACTCTCCAATAGCAGCAAGCGCCGAAGCAGCACCACCCGTGCGGGCGATCGCCCCGCGAATTGCGGAAAAACAAACGGCTCAGTCCGCGACGATTCCTGCATCTGCGGCTACTCCGACACCAGCCGTCACAGGCTCGTCTGCGCCGTCCTACGTCGCAGATGCCACCGTCGAACGGGTCTCCCCAGCCCCCGTTTCCCCCGTCGAGGTGAGCGCTCCGGCAGAAGTGACTGAGGTGATTGTGCCTCCGGCCGTACCAGTCACCTTTGTCGAGCCGACCACGCCCCGCATTTCCTACAGCGAACCAATCCCGCTGCTGAAGGATGATCCGCTGAACGATCCGCGAGAATTTCGGGCTGGCTCGATGCACCTGGAAACCCTGCCAGTGGTGGTGTCTCCGGCAACTGATCCCAGCCTTCGGGCCGGCGCAACGTTGACCGCCGATGCTTCGACGCTGAGGGTTCCAGACGCGACAAGCGCGGTTGCCGAATCGAGGAGCGATCGCCATGAGGCGGCAGTGCGTTCCTGCCTGGGCGAAAATCCCAACCTGTTTCGTCTGGTGGAGCGCGAGGAAGGACGCTATCTGTCTCAGGTGCTTTATAACGGGCAACCTGGAAGGATTGCGCGTGGCTCAGATGGACGGCTGGTGTGTCCCGACGCGGTGCCCGTTGCGCGGACGATAGAAACCACGCCCGGTGTGCAAGTTGCCGCTGCGCCCGCACAAGCGCCCGTGGCGATCGCCCCTGTCGAGGCAGAAGTCGTGACCGAGGGCACTTCTCACCGTCGTCATCGCTATTACTACGGCTATCGGCCCTACTATCCGCCAGTGGTGGTGTCTTACCCGCGCCCGGTGGTGGTCGAACGTGCCGTGCCCGTAGTTGTGGAGCGCCCCGTGCCCGTAGTTGTGGAGCGCCCCGTGCCCGTAGTTGTGGAGCGCCCCGTGCCCGTAGTTGTGGAGCGCCCCGTGCCCGTCCTGCTGCGCCAACTGCCAGTGCTAGAAATCCGCTATGACCGACGCACTCGCCGAGCGCTGCGGCATCATCCCTACCGCCTGGTGCATTATCACTATCCCTACTACTATCCAGAGCTGGCCTACGGCGGTTGGCCCTATGCTTTTGGGCTGCGGGAAGAAAACGCCGATTCGCAGTTGACTCAGCCGCAGCGAGAAGCCGAGACCTTAAACCCGACCCATCGGTTTGAGGGAACTTTGGAGGCCGCAGCGCCCGCAGAGATCACGACGCTCTCTGTTTCAACGGATGCTGCTAGCGTGGCGATCGCCCCCAGCGGCAGCCGCACCGCCGCCCCCGTCTATGCCAGAGCAAACGAGAGCGTGGTGGCGATTCGCGATCGCTTTTCGGGCAGCGGTTTTTTCGTTGAACCCGCCAGCGGCCCTGGCGGGAACCCCAACACCCTGATCGTGACCAATGCCCATGTGGTGGAAAATCTCCAGCAAGGGCAAGTTTCTCGTGTCACCCTGGCAGACAACAGCGACCGTCGCGCTCGTCTGGTGGGCTTTGATCCCAGTGGCACTGACCTGGCGCTGCTGACCCTGGAACCGTCTCGCTATCCCAACCTGGATCGGCTCAACGGGCGCGAATCGACCTTTACGGGGCAACCGCTGAGGCTGGCGGATACTCGCTCGGTGCAGCCGGGTGATCCCGCCTATGTCATTGGCACGCCCTTTGGGCAGGAGCGGTTTCGCAATGCGCTGACCAGCGGCGTGGTGAGCAAGATCAACCCCGATGAAGTGCTGACCGATGCCCAGATTAATCCCGGTAATTCGGGTGGGCCGCTGCTGGATCAAGACGGCAATGTGATGGGAGTCGTGGCGCTGTCTTTTGCGCGGGGCGGCAATCGCGGCCTCAGCAGCGCCATCAGCAGCGATCGCGTGCGGCATCTGCTGGCAAGCGCCCACACTGGGCATCTAGCCACCACTGCGCCGCTGTCGCGGGTCACTAATGCTACGCCGTTGTCCTTTGGGCAAGATTCGCATGGCATTGTCGCCAGGGCGGAAGGGATTATTGACGGGGGCGATCGCCTGTCTGACAACGGGCGGCGCTTCGAGACCTTCTCCTTCCAGCTTCCCGCTCCGGCCCAGGTGTCGATTCAGATCCGCAGCGCATTCGACTCGTTTCTCGCCCTGAGACGAGACGTGTCGCGCTTCAATGATCAGACGGCGCTGGAGCCAGTCGCGGAAAACGACGATGCCAACATTAACCCCAACGCACGGGATGCCGCCATTCGCGCCAACCTTCCGGCGGGAACCTATGTGGTGTTTGCGGGTAGCTACGGCGCAGGGGACGCAGGGCGCTATGACCTGAGCGTGCGCGTCAGTCCGCAGGGCACTCGCGTCGCGACGCCGGCGCGTGGACTTGCGGAAGGAAACGCCGTAATGGTGTAG
- a CDS encoding carbamoylphosphate synthase large subunit: MEKNLAVLGDRLTGIVIRPPRNLLIDYWREHFGFRYENLEVLQRSVYLDYLSQSDRFAKVLTLFPFDHLAPEKHAVPPDIHYRLLSKETLSELGVPCPHYVTYHLDETPLEDVPLPAAFPYLIKTTHGLSGEGTYIIQNPSDLDYCLREIRKYREINLVRSIVVSDFVKNAVQNYCMQFYVSKTGAVALIGVTGQLVTEEGGYLGGLIDYQNTPVERFAPHILAIARYAHQQGYFGIIGCDVLEDTDGQLHAIDANFRVNGSTPLCLQRQPLLKAGKAIAKYSTDYQMAGTLDSILVDLKPELDRKDFLILSALEKVKYGKIYTALYGIVAGETLEEMQQIEQTLQSKGLMLS, encoded by the coding sequence TTGGAAAAAAACCTGGCCGTGTTGGGCGATCGCCTCACGGGGATTGTCATCCGCCCGCCGCGCAACCTCCTGATCGACTACTGGCGCGAGCATTTTGGCTTTCGTTACGAAAACCTGGAAGTGCTGCAACGGTCGGTTTACCTGGATTACCTGAGCCAGAGCGATCGCTTTGCCAAGGTGCTAACGCTGTTTCCCTTTGACCACCTCGCGCCCGAAAAGCACGCCGTCCCGCCCGACATCCACTATCGCCTGCTGAGTAAGGAAACCCTGTCCGAACTGGGTGTGCCCTGCCCGCACTACGTCACCTATCACCTGGACGAAACGCCGCTAGAGGACGTGCCGCTGCCTGCCGCGTTTCCTTACCTGATCAAAACGACCCACGGACTCTCTGGCGAAGGCACTTACATCATCCAGAACCCCAGCGACCTTGACTATTGCCTGCGAGAAATTCGCAAATATCGGGAAATTAATCTGGTTCGCAGCATCGTCGTGTCAGATTTTGTGAAAAACGCCGTGCAGAACTACTGTATGCAGTTCTACGTCAGCAAGACGGGCGCAGTGGCGCTAATCGGCGTGACGGGGCAGCTCGTCACCGAAGAAGGCGGCTATCTGGGCGGGCTGATTGATTACCAAAATACGCCCGTCGAGCGATTTGCGCCGCATATTCTGGCGATCGCCCGCTATGCCCACCAGCAGGGCTATTTCGGCATCATCGGCTGCGACGTGCTGGAAGACACCGATGGTCAGCTCCACGCCATCGATGCCAACTTTCGGGTAAATGGCTCCACGCCGCTCTGTTTGCAACGACAACCCTTGCTGAAGGCAGGAAAGGCGATCGCCAAATACTCCACCGACTATCAAATGGCGGGCACGCTCGACTCGATTCTGGTAGACCTCAAGCCCGAACTCGATCGCAAAGATTTCCTCATCCTGTCCGCCCTGGAAAAGGTGAAGTACGGCAAAATCTACACTGCCCTCTATGGAATCGTCGCGGGCGAAACGCTGGAAGAGATGCAGCAAATTGAGCAAACGCTCCAGTCTAAAGGGCTGATGCTGAGCTAA
- a CDS encoding gas vesicle protein GvpG, protein MIFDLLLAPVTAPINGMNWIASKILEQAEPLLDEKENLKKELLALQLAFDMGELPEDEFEEQEEALLLAIQALEDEEMDLEDEE, encoded by the coding sequence ATGATCTTTGACCTCCTCCTCGCCCCTGTCACCGCGCCCATCAACGGCATGAACTGGATCGCCAGCAAGATTTTGGAGCAGGCAGAGCCGCTGCTGGATGAAAAAGAAAATCTGAAAAAAGAACTGCTGGCGCTGCAACTCGCCTTCGACATGGGCGAACTGCCCGAAGACGAGTTTGAGGAGCAGGAAGAGGCGCTGCTGCTAGCGATTCAGGCGCTCGAAGACGAAGAAATGGATTTGGAAGACGAAGAATAG
- a CDS encoding GvpL/GvpF family gas vesicle protein — protein sequence MAYGFYLYGIFPSPGPIGLTLEGLDAQPVDSHAIGDFVFLYSEAQQKRYLSSRKNLLGHERVLEQAMEKGYRTLLPLQFGMVTKDWESVEAQLIVPKGEALRQLFQRLEGRREVGIKLVWNQEAELEALMQENDLLRAERDRLEGKTLSMDEIVRIGQSIEHAMTVRKDAIIQTCRDRLNAHAVEIAENDLLPSVPGMIYNAAYLIPWDAEPAFGQQVEQLDTQFSGRLTIRYNNFTAPYNFAQLDAE from the coding sequence ATGGCATACGGTTTTTATCTCTACGGCATCTTCCCCAGTCCCGGCCCTATCGGGCTGACTCTCGAAGGTCTAGACGCGCAGCCCGTTGATTCCCACGCCATTGGCGACTTCGTATTCCTCTATTCCGAGGCGCAGCAAAAGCGCTATCTCTCTAGCCGCAAAAACCTGCTGGGCCATGAGCGCGTGCTGGAGCAAGCAATGGAAAAGGGCTATCGCACCCTGCTGCCGCTCCAGTTTGGCATGGTGACGAAAGACTGGGAGAGCGTGGAGGCGCAGCTTATCGTGCCCAAAGGAGAGGCGCTGCGGCAGTTGTTTCAGCGGCTGGAGGGTCGCCGCGAGGTGGGCATCAAGCTGGTGTGGAACCAGGAGGCGGAGCTAGAGGCGCTGATGCAGGAAAACGATCTGCTCAGAGCCGAGCGCGATCGCCTCGAAGGCAAAACCCTCAGCATGGACGAAATCGTTCGCATTGGGCAATCCATCGAACACGCCATGACTGTTCGCAAAGACGCGATCATCCAAACCTGCCGCGATCGCCTCAACGCCCATGCCGTTGAAATTGCCGAAAACGATCTGCTGCCGAGCGTTCCAGGCATGATCTACAACGCCGCCTACCTGATTCCCTGGGACGCAGAACCCGCCTTTGGGCAACAGGTCGAGCAACTGGACACGCAGTTCAGCGGCCGCCTCACCATCCGCTACAACAACTTCACCGCGCCCTACAACTTTGCCCAGCTAGACGCAGAGTAA
- a CDS encoding gas vesicle protein K, whose translation MEPVNFVPNSASASASTSTDSMSDSASPDAAAASPPSDALLGDALSGDLAALPADVSLMPAGKSDAGLAPLLLTVVELVRQLMEAQVIRRMEAGLLADADLDRAAESLRKLEEQVVQLCEIFEVDPADLNIDLGEIGTLLPKAGGYYPGEQSANPSILELLDRLLNTGVVVEGDVDLGLAQLNLIHAKLRLVLTSKPL comes from the coding sequence ATGGAACCTGTCAATTTTGTGCCCAATTCTGCATCTGCTTCGGCATCAACCTCTACGGATTCGATGTCCGATTCGGCATCTCCTGATGCTGCGGCGGCCTCTCCTCCATCAGATGCTCTGCTTGGGGATGCTCTATCCGGGGATTTGGCGGCGCTGCCTGCGGATGTCTCCCTGATGCCTGCGGGCAAATCGGATGCGGGATTGGCTCCGCTGCTGCTGACGGTTGTTGAGCTAGTGCGACAGTTGATGGAGGCGCAGGTGATCCGCCGGATGGAAGCGGGCCTGTTGGCTGATGCTGACCTGGATCGCGCTGCCGAAAGCCTGCGAAAGCTAGAAGAACAGGTCGTGCAGCTCTGCGAAATTTTTGAAGTCGATCCGGCTGATCTCAACATTGACCTGGGCGAAATCGGCACGCTGCTGCCCAAGGCGGGCGGCTACTATCCGGGTGAACAGTCTGCCAATCCATCGATTTTAGAACTGCTTGATCGCCTGCTAAATACGGGCGTGGTGGTCGAGGGCGACGTAGATCTGGGGCTGGCGCAGCTCAACTTAATTCACGCCAAGCTCCGCCTTGTGCTGACTTCCAAGCCGCTGTAG
- a CDS encoding amino acid ABC transporter substrate-binding protein, protein MRKWGSLLLAASLSVAAISACTSAPTDTAGSPGAEGASPAATAAGRSRLDMVKERGKLICGVEGTIPGFSFVDPSGTYSGLDVDVCRAVAAAVFGTSEDIDSKIEYRNLDSTARFPALQNGEVDMLSRNTTWTASRDAAGGNGLEFAPTTFYDGQGLLVSKASGIQDVAGLAGKSVCVETGTTTELNLASRTKEAGVTINEVKFQDSNAAIAAFAEGRCEAFTSDRSQLAAKRTSLPNPDDYVLLDVVMSKEPLGPVTINGDSRWYDVVKWVTYGLIQAEEFGITQANVDQMKQDPNPDIQNFLGVQGELGSQLGLPADFMVHVIKAVGNYGEIYERNVGSGSELNISRGPNELWTKGGLMYSPPFR, encoded by the coding sequence ATGCGTAAGTGGGGTTCTTTGCTGCTGGCAGCAAGCCTGTCTGTAGCCGCAATCTCTGCCTGTACCTCAGCGCCGACGGATACTGCGGGTTCGCCGGGTGCCGAAGGGGCTTCTCCAGCGGCAACTGCTGCGGGCAGAAGCCGTCTGGACATGGTGAAAGAGCGGGGCAAGTTGATCTGCGGCGTTGAGGGAACGATTCCTGGGTTTAGCTTTGTTGACCCCAGTGGCACCTATTCGGGGCTGGATGTGGATGTCTGCCGCGCCGTAGCTGCTGCGGTTTTTGGCACATCGGAAGATATTGACAGCAAGATTGAGTATCGAAATCTCGACTCTACGGCTCGCTTCCCTGCCCTACAAAACGGCGAAGTGGATATGCTGTCTCGTAACACCACTTGGACGGCTAGCCGAGATGCAGCGGGCGGAAACGGTCTGGAGTTTGCGCCGACCACATTCTATGACGGTCAAGGGCTATTGGTGAGTAAGGCCAGCGGTATCCAAGATGTGGCCGGTCTAGCAGGCAAGTCGGTGTGTGTGGAAACGGGCACTACAACCGAGCTAAACCTGGCCAGCCGCACCAAAGAAGCGGGTGTGACGATTAATGAAGTAAAGTTCCAGGACTCCAACGCGGCGATCGCCGCCTTTGCTGAGGGTCGCTGCGAAGCCTTCACGTCCGACCGCTCTCAGCTTGCCGCCAAGCGCACCTCCCTGCCCAACCCTGACGACTACGTGCTGCTCGACGTGGTGATGTCCAAGGAGCCTCTGGGCCCAGTAACCATCAACGGCGATTCTCGCTGGTATGACGTGGTGAAGTGGGTCACCTACGGACTGATCCAAGCAGAAGAGTTTGGCATTACCCAGGCTAACGTCGATCAAATGAAGCAAGACCCGAACCCCGACATTCAAAACTTCCTGGGTGTCCAGGGTGAATTGGGGAGCCAACTGGGTCTGCCTGCTGATTTCATGGTTCATGTTATCAAGGCAGTGGGCAACTACGGCGAAATCTACGAGCGCAACGTGGGCAGCGGCTCCGAGCTAAACATTTCTCGCGGCCCCAATGAACTGTGGACTAAGGGTGGTCTAATGTATTCGCCGCCGTTCCGCTAG
- a CDS encoding amino acid ABC transporter permease, producing MTQSTDGSEKIPFWRDDRVWRIIIQLIVLGVVLLIGSILLGNMFRNLAQLGRQFDFGFLRNQAGFNIGETIVPYQTNDRYWWALVVGFLNTLRLILVGFVLATVIGVLAGIASFSDNWLLRKLNVFYVEIVRNVPLLLQLFFWIFVVFYSLAPQRNLSDPPTPLLGRGFINKAGMFVPWPANTTGDWLALLGVVLGAIAAFFIWRWRIKLMETAGASGKPQQWMLIGLALIGLLVLLFGMKWETPTLGENNSITGGLRISLEYAAVLAGLSFYTGAFIAEIVRAGIQSVSKGQWEAARALGLHTGLAMQLVVLPQALRVIIPSLNSQYQNLAKNSTLALAIGYPDFFSTFQTTQNQTGRAVEMILILMAVYLIVNLVITTLMNLLNRSVQLKER from the coding sequence ATGACGCAATCCACTGACGGCAGCGAAAAGATTCCCTTTTGGCGAGACGACCGGGTCTGGCGAATCATCATCCAACTGATTGTGCTGGGCGTTGTGTTGCTAATCGGGTCAATCCTGCTTGGCAATATGTTTCGCAACCTGGCGCAGCTAGGGCGGCAGTTTGACTTTGGATTTTTGAGGAACCAGGCCGGGTTCAACATTGGCGAAACCATCGTGCCCTACCAGACCAACGATCGCTACTGGTGGGCGCTGGTGGTGGGCTTTTTGAACACGCTGCGGCTGATTTTGGTGGGCTTTGTGCTGGCGACGGTAATCGGCGTGCTGGCGGGAATCGCTAGTTTTTCCGACAACTGGCTGCTGCGTAAGCTCAACGTGTTTTATGTAGAGATTGTGCGGAACGTGCCGCTGCTACTCCAGCTCTTTTTCTGGATTTTTGTGGTGTTCTATAGCCTTGCGCCGCAGCGTAACCTCAGTGATCCACCGACCCCGCTGCTGGGCAGGGGCTTTATCAACAAAGCTGGTATGTTTGTTCCCTGGCCCGCCAACACCACAGGCGACTGGCTAGCGCTGTTGGGAGTGGTGCTGGGGGCGATCGCCGCTTTCTTCATCTGGCGCTGGCGCATCAAGCTGATGGAAACCGCAGGCGCGTCGGGCAAACCGCAGCAGTGGATGCTGATTGGGCTGGCGCTCATCGGTCTGCTCGTCCTGCTGTTTGGCATGAAGTGGGAAACGCCGACCCTGGGCGAAAACAACAGCATCACGGGTGGACTGCGAATCTCGCTGGAATACGCCGCCGTGCTGGCTGGGCTGTCGTTTTATACGGGCGCATTCATCGCCGAAATCGTCCGCGCAGGCATCCAGTCCGTCTCGAAAGGGCAGTGGGAAGCGGCTCGTGCGCTGGGATTGCACACTGGACTGGCGATGCAGCTTGTCGTCTTGCCCCAGGCCCTGCGCGTCATTATTCCCTCGCTCAACAGCCAGTATCAAAACCTGGCAAAAAACTCGACCCTGGCCCTGGCCATTGGCTATCCTGACTTTTTCTCGACTTTTCAGACGACGCAAAACCAGACCGGACGCGCTGTTGAGATGATCCTCATCCTGATGGCGGTGTATCTCATCGTCAATCTGGTGATTACGACGCTAATGAATTTGCTTAACCGATCCGTTCAGCTTAAGGAACGCTAG